In Triticum aestivum cultivar Chinese Spring chromosome 5B, IWGSC CS RefSeq v2.1, whole genome shotgun sequence, the following proteins share a genomic window:
- the LOC123112997 gene encoding BTB/POZ domain-containing protein At5g66560 → MSKSRKISRMLAEQDEQRLEGQRRRRSGSSEGNVEEHATAETEIEEAEEEDGDEEQQHVRIHDGKSYRITFPDFPGGPGTFEAAAKFCYGVRVELTPWNVAPLRCAAEYLEMTEEHSEDNLSARAEAYLSQSVLRHPGEATKALKSCEELLPHPRSSALSPAAWTPSPRARRRCRAPGSATWPCSLLASMASPRARHPNPRLQRPATAVRHAAGPSEAWQMTTVQESQTLRVDMDGMMSRVQGLERECSSMRRAIKKIDGGGAASQGRGSPDVAAPTGWRSRYRCKFSTQVCDSQARDAVVSTASRMGVQGVR, encoded by the coding sequence ATGTCCAAGAGCCGCAAGATCAGCCGCATGCTTGCCGAGCAGGACGAGCAGCGTCTAGagggccagcggcggcggcggagtgggagTTCTGAAGGCAATGTCGAAGAGCATGCTACGGCGGAAACAGAGattgaggaagcagaggaggaggacggggacgaggagCAGCAGCATGTTAGGATTCATGACGGGAAGTCGTACCGCATCACCTTCCCGGACTTTCCCGGCGGGCCGGGCACCTTCGAGGCGGCGGCCAAGTTCTGCTACGGCGTCCGCGTCGAGCTCACGCCCTGGAACGTCGCCCCGCTGCGGTGCGCGGCCGAGTACCTGGAGATGACGGAGGAGCACTCCGAGGACAACCTGTCTGCACGCGCCGAGGCCTACCTCTCGCAGTCTGTGCTCCGCCACCCCGGCGAGGCCACCAAGGCGCTCAAGTCCTGCGAGGAGCTGCTGCCGCACCCGAGGAGCTCGGCATTGTCGCCCGCTGCGTGGACGCCATCGCCGCGCGCTCGTCGGCGATGTCGCGCTCCTGGTTCGGCGACCTGGCCGTGCTCGCTGCTGGCGTCCATGGCTTCCCCGCGAGCGCGGCATCCGAATCCTCGTCTGCAGCGGCCGGCGACGGCGGTGCGTCACGCCGCTGGCCCGAGCGAGGCGTGGCAGATGACAACGGTGCAGGAGAGCCAAACGCTGCGGGTGGACATGGACGGCATGATGAGCCGGGTGCAGGGCCTGGAGAGGGAGTGCTCCAGCATGCGAAGGGCGATCAAGAAGATCGACGGCGGTGGCGCCGCGTCGCAAGGCAGGGGCAGCCCGGACGTGGCCGCCCCGACGGGCTGGCGGTCGAGGTACCGGTGCAAGTTCAGCACGCAGGTGTGCGACTCGCAGGCGCGCGACGCGGTCGTGTCCACGGCGTCCAGGATGGGTGTCCAGGGCGTCCGTTGA